One window of Methanocalculus alkaliphilus genomic DNA carries:
- the glyS gene encoding glycine--tRNA ligase: MVDIYEKVIDLARRRGFVWPSGEIYGSVAGFIDYGPLGAMMKRRIEDVWREFYIIMEGYYEIECPTVGIEPIYLASGHVKGFSDKMFQCPHCRDFFRADHVAEEYEIRNASSLSKEQLTQKLEGKSCVSCKKPLVDIEVFSFNLMFTTSIGPGGSRTGYLRPETAQGIFTDFGRLLRFYRDSLPFGAVQIGRSYRNEISPRQGMIRLREFTQAEAEIFVHPEEKDHPNFDRYADYEMPLYGMDHQVERLDPVSVTMREAVECGLVANEYVAYYLALTHDFMVRIGVDREKLRFRQHLPDERAHYAADCWDAEYLSARFGWVEAVGIADRTDYDLSAHAKVSGEKMTVFIQYPEPRMERRVAVVPKMGLLGPRFKGRAKEVSEKIAAGIPGDDGLRITLDEEIIQIDPELYDVRDEEVLVRGEEVRPHVIEPSYGIDRILYAVLEHSFYQDEVEGEARSVLRLPPSIAPIQVAVFPLMTRDGLDTIARQITDAIKTEGILAEYDDSGAIGRRYRRQDEIGTPFAITVDYESKEDGTVTLRDRDSMQQIRIPIQEIPVTVRRLVRGEMTFPAP; encoded by the coding sequence ATGGTGGATATATATGAGAAGGTGATCGATCTTGCACGTCGCCGGGGTTTTGTCTGGCCGTCGGGAGAGATTTATGGGTCTGTTGCCGGCTTCATCGACTATGGTCCCCTCGGAGCGATGATGAAGAGGCGGATCGAAGATGTCTGGCGTGAATTTTACATCATCATGGAAGGGTACTATGAGATTGAGTGCCCGACCGTCGGTATTGAGCCTATCTATCTTGCATCTGGCCATGTCAAGGGATTCTCAGATAAGATGTTCCAGTGCCCCCACTGCCGTGACTTCTTCCGGGCAGATCATGTCGCAGAGGAATACGAGATACGAAATGCCTCATCACTGAGCAAAGAGCAGCTGACGCAGAAACTCGAGGGGAAGAGCTGTGTCTCATGTAAAAAACCGCTCGTTGATATCGAGGTCTTTTCATTCAACCTGATGTTTACCACCTCGATTGGTCCCGGAGGAAGCCGGACAGGGTATCTCCGTCCCGAGACGGCACAGGGGATCTTCACGGATTTTGGGCGTCTCCTCAGATTCTACCGCGACTCACTCCCATTCGGAGCTGTTCAGATTGGGCGATCCTATCGAAACGAGATATCACCCCGGCAGGGGATGATCCGGCTCAGGGAATTTACCCAGGCTGAAGCAGAGATCTTTGTCCATCCCGAGGAGAAGGATCATCCGAACTTCGATCGGTATGCAGACTATGAGATGCCGCTCTATGGGATGGATCACCAGGTGGAACGCCTTGATCCGGTCAGTGTCACAATGCGTGAAGCTGTCGAGTGCGGCCTCGTGGCAAATGAGTACGTCGCCTACTATCTCGCATTGACCCATGACTTTATGGTCAGGATCGGCGTCGATAGGGAGAAGCTCAGATTCCGCCAGCACCTCCCTGATGAGCGGGCCCATTATGCGGCAGACTGCTGGGATGCCGAGTATCTCTCTGCCCGGTTTGGCTGGGTCGAGGCGGTCGGGATTGCTGATCGGACAGACTATGATCTCTCTGCCCATGCGAAGGTGAGCGGTGAGAAGATGACCGTCTTCATCCAGTATCCGGAACCCCGAATGGAGAGGAGGGTTGCAGTGGTTCCGAAGATGGGGCTTCTTGGACCAAGGTTTAAAGGACGGGCCAAGGAGGTCAGTGAGAAGATTGCCGCCGGAATACCCGGGGATGATGGTCTGCGGATCACTCTGGATGAGGAGATTATCCAGATCGATCCCGAACTCTATGATGTCCGCGACGAAGAGGTCCTCGTCCGTGGTGAAGAGGTCAGGCCGCACGTCATCGAGCCATCCTATGGTATTGACCGGATCCTCTATGCTGTGCTTGAGCATTCTTTCTACCAGGACGAGGTTGAGGGGGAGGCACGGAGCGTCCTCCGGCTTCCTCCGTCGATTGCCCCGATTCAGGTGGCGGTATTTCCGCTGATGACCCGCGACGGCCTTGATACCATCGCCCGACAGATAACCGATGCAATCAAAACAGAAGGCATCCTCGCAGAATATGATGACTCCGGAGCAATCGGACGGCGCTACCGGAGGCAGGATGAGATCGGGACACCATTTGCCATCACCGTTGACTATGAGTCAAAAGAGGATGGCACGGTGACACTCCGGGACCGTGACAGCATGCAGCAGATCCGGATCCCGATCCAGGAAATTCCTGTCACTGTCCGGCGTCTGGTACGTGGGGAGATGACCTTCCCCGCACCCTGA
- a CDS encoding helicase-related protein, translating into MKTIQHPLIKPGTVESRQYQLAIAMQALEENTLVVLPTGLGKTVVALLVAASRLLNTDGKVLLLAPTKPLVDQHLRFFQNALALQETENDACVSFTGDTKPEKRADIFRRCRICCATPQVIKNDVISGRYSLSDVSLLIVDECHRTTGEYAYTYLAEEYMQTGRDPLILGMTASPGSDRARVAEICTHLGITRVETRDENDADVIPYIHERTVEYIAVPLPEPLRQVVTLIEGMIDTRLGTLTGLNYSLPRRQNLSMKALNQLNATIQERIAAGDPTAYQAASLSAEIMKLRHAVILAESQGSTALRSYIGKLDSEGRSKKGSRASQRMIQDHRFSEVMRIVSGFTGELHPKAGITADIIHDLLLNESESRSIVFASYRDTVTMLVNYLSDEGITACRFVGQASRAEEKGLSQKKQIEAIHRFREGEYPVLVATSIGEEGLDIPSTDLVIFYEAVPSEIRSIQRKGRTGRSSAGRIIVLVTKGTSDEANRWVSNRKEKAMASGVKRLRDRTRQESEQTTLFDEKVDPGEGSTLPGESESTQPLP; encoded by the coding sequence ATGAAGACGATCCAGCACCCTCTCATCAAACCAGGGACGGTCGAGTCACGGCAGTACCAGCTTGCCATCGCGATGCAGGCACTCGAGGAGAATACGCTGGTTGTCCTTCCGACCGGTCTTGGCAAGACCGTCGTCGCCCTCCTCGTCGCCGCCTCACGCCTCCTGAATACCGATGGGAAGGTTCTCCTCCTTGCCCCGACAAAACCGCTTGTGGATCAGCACCTGCGGTTCTTTCAAAATGCCCTTGCCCTTCAGGAGACGGAGAATGATGCCTGTGTCAGCTTCACCGGGGATACAAAACCGGAGAAGCGTGCTGACATATTCAGGCGATGCCGAATCTGCTGTGCAACACCACAGGTGATCAAAAATGATGTCATCTCCGGGAGGTACTCTCTCTCGGACGTCTCTCTTCTCATCGTTGATGAGTGCCACCGTACAACCGGTGAGTATGCATATACCTATCTTGCAGAGGAGTATATGCAGACCGGAAGAGATCCCCTCATCCTTGGGATGACTGCATCCCCCGGGAGTGACAGGGCACGGGTTGCTGAGATCTGTACGCATCTTGGGATCACGAGAGTTGAGACACGGGATGAGAATGATGCCGATGTCATCCCGTATATCCACGAACGGACGGTGGAGTATATCGCGGTACCTCTCCCCGAACCCCTCAGACAGGTGGTGACCCTCATTGAAGGGATGATCGATACCCGTCTGGGGACGCTCACCGGGCTGAATTACTCCCTCCCTCGCAGGCAGAATCTCTCGATGAAGGCCCTCAACCAGCTCAATGCCACAATTCAGGAGCGGATCGCTGCCGGTGATCCGACCGCATACCAGGCAGCGTCCCTCTCTGCTGAGATTATGAAACTGCGGCATGCCGTCATCCTCGCCGAGTCACAGGGATCAACCGCACTCCGCTCCTATATCGGGAAGCTCGACTCGGAAGGGCGGTCAAAGAAGGGGAGCAGGGCGAGCCAGCGGATGATACAGGATCACAGATTCTCCGAGGTGATGCGGATCGTCTCCGGCTTCACCGGTGAACTCCATCCAAAGGCCGGGATCACCGCAGATATCATTCATGATCTCCTCCTTAATGAGTCGGAGAGCAGGTCTATCGTCTTTGCCAGCTACCGTGATACCGTCACGATGCTCGTCAACTATCTCTCAGATGAGGGGATCACGGCCTGCCGGTTCGTTGGCCAGGCATCACGGGCTGAGGAGAAGGGGCTCTCGCAGAAGAAGCAGATTGAGGCGATCCACAGGTTCCGTGAGGGGGAGTACCCGGTCCTTGTTGCCACCTCAATCGGAGAGGAGGGTCTTGACATCCCATCCACCGATCTTGTCATCTTTTATGAGGCGGTACCATCCGAGATCAGGAGTATCCAGCGGAAGGGGAGGACCGGGAGGAGCAGTGCAGGGCGGATTATCGTTCTTGTCACCAAAGGGACCTCAGATGAAGCGAACCGGTGGGTGAGCAACCGGAAGGAGAAGGCGATGGCAAGCGGGGTGAAAAGACTCAGGGATAGAACAAGGCAGGAGTCCGAACAGACGACACTTTTTGATGAAAAGGTGGATCCGGGGGAGGGATCTACTCTCCCCGGAGAATCCGAATCGACTCAGCCCCTTCCCTGA
- a CDS encoding UPF0147 family protein, which produces MVPTDNTIRNCVQILQMMTEDNTIPRNIRRIADETRLILLNESDAPGLRAATAISKIDEVSNDPNMPVHARTRIWELVSQLESIPLD; this is translated from the coding sequence TTGGTACCAACAGACAATACAATACGAAATTGTGTACAGATTTTGCAGATGATGACGGAGGATAATACCATTCCGAGGAATATCCGCAGGATTGCAGATGAGACCCGGCTTATTCTTCTGAATGAATCAGATGCTCCCGGACTCAGGGCTGCAACAGCAATCTCCAAGATCGACGAGGTCAGCAATGATCCAAACATGCCGGTGCATGCACGGACCCGTATCTGGGAGCTCGTCTCACAGCTTGAATCAATACCACTCGACTAA
- a CDS encoding Sjogren's syndrome/scleroderma autoantigen 1 family protein, whose product MAEIDEIMADYLLKGAKMLAKTCPVCHAPLFEYKGERLCVLCANTPQSEDNEDLPPAPLQEEKNDYKEPVIEEIAKPPVPRTTRPSSAEEAITSSISILCQRMAAEPDPSRCLIYMQTIREGAESIRILRGE is encoded by the coding sequence ATGGCAGAAATTGACGAAATTATGGCAGATTACCTTTTGAAGGGTGCAAAGATGCTTGCGAAGACCTGTCCGGTCTGCCATGCACCTCTCTTTGAGTACAAAGGCGAACGGCTCTGCGTCCTCTGCGCAAACACCCCCCAAAGTGAAGATAATGAGGATCTCCCGCCTGCGCCCCTGCAGGAAGAGAAAAACGATTATAAAGAGCCGGTGATTGAGGAGATTGCAAAACCCCCGGTTCCCCGGACAACCCGGCCGTCATCGGCAGAGGAGGCGATAACGTCCTCGATCAGCATCCTCTGTCAGCGGATGGCAGCAGAACCGGATCCCTCCCGGTGTCTCATCTATATGCAGACGATCAGGGAAGGGGCTGAGTCGATTCGGATTCTCCGGGGAGAGTAG
- a CDS encoding secondary thiamine-phosphate synthase enzyme YjbQ — translation MYQTRIQIRTSGEGDIINITAALSDAVCTSGIQTGVLHLFVIGSTAALTTIEYEPGALADLRDALGRIAPVSAQYAHDARWGDGNGRSHVRAAILGPSLSIPVSEGKLLLGTWQQAILVELDIRQSRERMIVMTIIP, via the coding sequence ATGTACCAGACCCGGATACAGATCAGGACCTCCGGTGAAGGAGATATCATCAATATCACCGCTGCTCTTTCTGATGCCGTGTGTACAAGCGGCATCCAGACCGGGGTCCTTCACCTCTTTGTCATCGGATCGACCGCTGCCCTGACGACGATTGAGTATGAACCCGGTGCCCTCGCGGATCTCCGTGATGCCCTTGGGCGGATCGCGCCGGTCAGTGCTCAGTATGCCCATGATGCCAGGTGGGGCGATGGAAACGGGAGATCCCATGTCCGGGCAGCCATCCTCGGCCCCTCGCTCTCTATTCCTGTTTCAGAAGGAAAACTCCTCCTTGGAACATGGCAGCAGGCGATCCTTGTCGAGCTGGATATCCGTCAGTCACGGGAAAGGATGATCGTCATGACGATCATCCCCTGA
- the gyrA gene encoding DNA gyrase subunit A: MTSEEGRAHIIPVAIEDEMKKSYIDYAMSVIIGRAIPDVRDGLKPVHRRTLYAMWGTGNTSDKPFRKSVKAVAATMENYHPHGDSAIYDTLVKMAQPFSYRYTLVEGQGNFGSIDGDSAAAMRYTEARLTKVAESLLIDIEKQTVDFTPNFDGSTTEPVVLPSRVPNLLVNGTSGIAVGMATNMPPHNLGEVCTLVERFIEDSSLPLNEILSILPGPDFPTGGQIMGRDGIVNAYTTGYGRIIVRGVAEIEIGRRETQHIIITEIPYQVNKARLIEHIAELVREKKIEGISDLRDESDKEGIRIVIDLKKGINADVILNLLYKHTHLQTTFGVINLAIVDGQPKVLPITDLLRHFLAHRVEVIRRRSEFELKKARDRNHILTGLLIALDRIDEVIATIRASPSVEQASLALIDRFSLDEIQADAILKMQLRRLAALERQKIEDEKKALEAEIARLLELLSSEANILRVVKEETASIREQFSDPRRTEIAESAEFLDKEALIEEKQVFVALTEQNYIKRMPLETYRQQRRGGRGIIGMSTKEEDCIASVFVASTHDYLLCFSDKGKAYWLKVYDIPEGSRTSRGKAIVNLLELNNETIQTVIPISSFRSDHFLFFATRNGTVVKIALDQFKNPRQSGINAIKLREGDELVDVKWTDGGRELILTTRHGQSLRFHEETVRAVGRGAMGVKGISLRHGDQLQAVTVVDYDHLLTITEKGYGKRTEFEEFRGHGRGTLGVRNIVTDTRSGMVVASRSVADADEIIVMTASGIVIRTPVDGITIQKRSTRGVRIIRLEDGDRVTGFATITADMLPPEGEEELGDEPDDDQKE; encoded by the coding sequence TTGACATCTGAGGAAGGAAGAGCACACATCATCCCGGTTGCGATCGAGGATGAGATGAAGAAGAGTTACATCGATTATGCGATGAGTGTCATCATCGGCCGTGCCATCCCTGATGTCCGCGACGGGTTAAAACCGGTCCACCGGAGGACGCTCTATGCGATGTGGGGGACCGGGAACACCTCGGATAAGCCATTCCGGAAATCGGTCAAAGCCGTCGCAGCAACGATGGAGAACTACCATCCCCACGGAGACTCGGCGATCTATGATACCCTCGTCAAGATGGCCCAGCCTTTCAGCTATCGATACACTCTTGTTGAAGGGCAGGGGAACTTCGGATCCATCGACGGTGACTCGGCCGCGGCGATGCGATATACCGAGGCCCGCCTGACAAAGGTCGCAGAGTCGCTCCTCATCGATATCGAGAAGCAGACCGTTGATTTTACGCCGAACTTCGATGGTTCAACGACAGAGCCTGTTGTTCTCCCGTCACGGGTTCCAAACCTCCTCGTCAACGGGACGAGCGGGATCGCAGTCGGGATGGCGACAAACATGCCCCCTCACAATCTCGGCGAGGTCTGTACCCTTGTTGAACGGTTCATCGAGGATAGCAGCCTTCCGCTCAATGAGATCCTCTCGATCCTCCCGGGCCCGGATTTCCCGACCGGCGGGCAGATCATGGGAAGGGACGGTATCGTCAACGCCTATACAACAGGATATGGACGGATTATCGTCCGTGGTGTCGCGGAGATAGAGATTGGGAGACGTGAAACACAGCATATCATCATCACAGAGATCCCCTACCAGGTCAATAAGGCACGACTCATCGAGCACATAGCAGAGCTCGTCCGTGAGAAGAAGATCGAAGGAATCAGCGATCTCCGTGACGAGTCAGACAAGGAAGGCATCCGGATCGTCATCGATCTCAAGAAGGGGATCAACGCAGATGTCATCCTGAATCTGCTGTACAAACATACGCATCTCCAGACGACCTTCGGTGTCATCAACCTTGCAATCGTCGATGGGCAGCCGAAAGTTCTGCCAATCACCGATCTCCTCCGCCACTTCCTTGCCCACCGTGTCGAGGTGATCAGGCGGCGGTCCGAGTTTGAGCTGAAGAAGGCACGTGACCGGAACCATATTCTTACCGGCCTTCTGATCGCCCTGGATCGGATCGATGAGGTGATCGCAACCATCAGGGCATCGCCATCCGTTGAACAGGCGAGTCTTGCCCTCATCGACCGATTCTCCCTCGATGAGATACAGGCAGACGCCATCCTGAAGATGCAGCTCCGCAGGCTGGCGGCACTTGAACGGCAGAAGATCGAGGATGAGAAGAAGGCGCTTGAAGCAGAGATTGCCCGACTTCTTGAGCTCCTCTCAAGCGAGGCGAACATTCTAAGGGTGGTAAAGGAAGAGACAGCCTCAATCCGTGAGCAGTTCTCTGATCCGCGCCGGACGGAGATTGCCGAGAGTGCGGAATTCCTTGATAAGGAAGCACTCATCGAAGAGAAGCAGGTCTTCGTCGCACTCACCGAACAGAACTACATCAAGAGAATGCCCCTTGAGACCTACCGCCAGCAGCGGAGAGGTGGCCGTGGCATCATCGGGATGTCAACGAAGGAAGAAGACTGTATCGCCTCCGTCTTCGTTGCGTCAACCCATGACTATCTCCTCTGCTTCTCTGATAAAGGGAAGGCGTACTGGCTGAAAGTCTATGATATCCCCGAGGGATCACGGACATCACGCGGCAAGGCAATCGTCAACCTCCTCGAACTGAACAACGAGACGATACAGACGGTTATCCCGATCTCCAGCTTCAGAAGCGATCATTTCCTCTTCTTTGCAACGAGGAATGGAACCGTCGTCAAGATCGCTCTTGATCAGTTTAAGAACCCAAGACAGTCCGGAATAAACGCAATCAAGCTCAGGGAGGGGGATGAACTCGTCGATGTCAAATGGACCGACGGGGGGCGCGAACTTATCCTGACGACCCGGCATGGTCAGAGCCTGCGGTTCCATGAAGAGACGGTCCGGGCAGTCGGCAGAGGCGCGATGGGGGTCAAGGGGATATCACTCCGTCATGGCGACCAGCTCCAGGCGGTTACCGTCGTTGACTATGACCATCTCCTGACGATCACCGAGAAGGGATATGGGAAGAGGACAGAGTTTGAAGAGTTCCGTGGACATGGACGTGGAACCCTTGGTGTCCGGAACATCGTCACCGACACCCGTTCCGGAATGGTGGTCGCCTCACGTTCAGTCGCAGATGCTGATGAGATCATCGTGATGACCGCATCAGGGATCGTTATCAGAACCCCGGTCGACGGAATCACCATTCAGAAGCGGAGCACACGAGGTGTCCGGATTATCCGGCTTGAGGATGGCGACCGGGTGACAGGCTTTGCGACCATCACCGCAGACATGCTCCCTCCTGAAGGTGAGGAAGAGTTGGGTGACGAACCCGACGACGACCAGAAAGAATAG
- a CDS encoding response regulator receiver protein, with protein sequence MATSSKQKDLLKLFADITNKTTIVEPMKKIHGTLRDQDAVEREIALIMREILEAGHFKTRLEPIQLARLIALYHAGKNDTEIARSLGDEKLSKTVARARVRLKLFRDLDFKMPFDPAHLEELVASGITMKEVSEKLGISPSTLREYRHVIDEQKDTTLDPYLERIRDVMEDRDLTEQMTLGVTRDSLGDAIDTTEAEMADLT encoded by the coding sequence ATGGCTACCAGCAGTAAACAGAAAGATCTTCTCAAGCTCTTCGCCGATATCACCAATAAAACAACGATTGTTGAGCCGATGAAGAAGATCCACGGAACCCTTCGGGATCAGGACGCAGTTGAACGAGAGATCGCCCTTATCATGAGAGAGATTCTGGAGGCGGGCCATTTCAAGACACGTCTTGAGCCGATTCAGCTCGCGCGTCTTATCGCCCTCTATCATGCCGGGAAGAATGATACGGAGATTGCACGAAGCCTCGGCGATGAGAAGCTCTCAAAGACGGTTGCACGGGCCCGTGTCCGGCTGAAGCTCTTCCGTGATCTCGATTTTAAGATGCCGTTTGATCCGGCCCACCTTGAGGAGCTTGTTGCATCAGGGATCACGATGAAGGAGGTCTCAGAGAAGCTCGGCATCAGCCCTTCAACACTCAGGGAGTACCGGCACGTGATCGATGAACAGAAGGATACAACCCTTGATCCCTATCTCGAAAGAATCCGAGATGTCATGGAGGATCGCGATCTGACCGAGCAGATGACACTTGGTGTCACCAGGGACAGCCTTGGCGATGCCATCGATACAACTGAGGCTGAGATGGCCGATCTCACCTAA